CTTGCCAACTCTGCAGCACATTTTtgcctcttttagctcttttagtTTTCTGGCCCATTAACTCTGTTCTCATCAACCTAATCTCCAACAGCACTGTTTAAGGTggaaaaagctttgataaacccAATGAGCACTACCCTCTTGGCACCAAAAAGCAGACTAGCAAACAGTATGTCAAGTAAcggagactagctggtgaacatacagtggagcatgtagcagctaaagagtcagatattttgcTCAGGAGTTGTTTAAGGACaacaacagagctaaaacagtgaatattagactttatatttatcaggtggacacaaatataactccaaataaatgctaagGTTGATTTGTGTCTGCTTGACATGTAAATAAGCTCTGGTGGCTAACGTAAAACTAGTCATAAAGCTTCATAAGGTAAGCTTGTTCTGCTGGCGCCAAGTGGCCCAACATATCAATTATTGCAGCTTTATCGTTTGCTTCGGTGTGGTTGAGGTCAGAGGACCTAGGATGATTGATCTATCAATTCATTGTCCACTTGTCTTTCCCTCTGTAACACTGCGATTCCATCTGTCTGAGCAGCCTTAGAGAAAGCCTTGCTGAAGTCTCTTCGGCGTCTCGATGACTTCCTGAGGACTCCCCTGCCTGAGGAGATTGATGCTTATGCCTCCGGCGACCTGCCAGAGTCCTCCCGGAGCTTCCTAGATGGGGCTGAGCTCACTCTGGCTGACTGCAACCTCCTGCCTAAACTACATATCCTTAAGGTTCATTCAGCCTCATTTTCATAGTTCAGGGAAAAGAATGGTCTACATCAAGAAAATCTATATggattttgaaattatttggaCTGTTGAAACCCTTAAATGAGCCCAACCAATGTTCCCAACCCCTGTCACCTCCACTCTatccacatttttctgtttccaggtCGTAGCCAAGAAATACCGTGGCTTTGAGATCCCGGCAGAGATGACAGGGTTGTGGAAGTATTTAAACTGCGCCTATCAGAGGAAGGAGTTCACCAGCACATGCCCCGCTGAGAGGGAGATCGAATATGCCTATCTGGATGTTGC
This genomic interval from Xiphias gladius isolate SHS-SW01 ecotype Sanya breed wild chromosome 13, ASM1685928v1, whole genome shotgun sequence contains the following:
- the LOC120798134 gene encoding chloride intracellular channel protein 4, whose amino-acid sequence is MILWLKGVIFNVTTVDLKRKPADLQDLAPGTNPPFVTFNGEVKVDVNMIEEFLEEKLNPPRYPRLAPIHPEANTAGIDVFAKFSAYIKNPRKDTNDALEKALLKSLRRLDDFLRTPLPEEIDAYASGDLPESSRSFLDGAELTLADCNLLPKLHILKVVAKKYRGFEIPAEMTGLWKYLNCAYQRKEFTSTCPAEREIEYAYLDVAKRIK